In Streptomyces thermolilacinus SPC6, a single genomic region encodes these proteins:
- the pknB gene encoding Stk1 family PASTA domain-containing Ser/Thr kinase translates to MDTTLHDPLVGRLLDGRYRVDARVAVGGMATVYRAVDTRLDRDLALKVMHPSLATDTTFVERFIREAKSVARLSHPNVVGVFDQGTDGPYVYLAMEYVAGCTLRDVLRERGALSPRAALDVLEPVLAALGAAHRAGFVHRDMKPENVLIGDDGRVKVADFGLVRAVGTATNTTGSVLGTVSYLAPEQIEHGTADTRTDVYACGVVLYEMLTGGKPHGGDTPAQVLYQHLNNDVPAPSSAVPGLAPELDALVAVATARDAEARPHDAVALLSRARATRAALDDARLDLVPPDARGEGRTDASARDAEADAEPVGPDDVTSVIARPVSARAGDGTGEDAAALVAGSAGGAGDVERTSRLELPPEAGTRPERPTSPAGTGGRGRRVLALASGPRRGLVAVLTTVLLVLGVGAGVWYINSGQFTRVPTTGVLGKTRAEAERRLADEGLEVGGTREEFSGAYERGTVMGTDPAPGERIRGNGSVDLVISRGPKIVKVPELKGEPLDAAKERLREAGLAAGVVTEEFDAGVAKGSVIRTDPPAGTERSPDAAVALVVSRGAPIEVPGAVGRPLTDARDTLTEAGFTVEVAEERVHSPHPAGSVAAQSLPAGTRAAEGDTVTLTLSKGPRMAAVPDVTGKSTDDATRELKAAGFEVRVEKSFPYLGDTVSGQSVPGGDSAPEGATITIKIKGI, encoded by the coding sequence GTGGATACGACCCTTCACGACCCGCTCGTCGGCAGGCTGCTCGACGGCCGCTACCGCGTGGACGCGCGCGTCGCCGTCGGCGGCATGGCCACGGTCTACCGGGCGGTGGACACCCGCCTCGACCGGGACCTCGCCCTGAAGGTGATGCACCCGTCGCTGGCGACCGACACGACCTTCGTGGAGCGGTTCATCCGCGAGGCCAAGTCCGTGGCCCGGCTCTCGCACCCCAATGTGGTCGGCGTCTTCGACCAGGGCACGGACGGGCCGTACGTGTACCTGGCGATGGAGTACGTCGCCGGGTGCACCCTGCGCGACGTGCTGCGGGAGCGCGGGGCGCTGTCCCCGCGCGCCGCGCTGGACGTGCTGGAGCCGGTGCTGGCCGCGCTCGGGGCGGCGCACCGGGCCGGGTTCGTCCACCGGGACATGAAGCCGGAGAACGTGCTGATCGGCGACGACGGCCGGGTCAAGGTCGCCGACTTCGGCCTGGTCCGCGCGGTCGGCACGGCCACCAACACGACCGGCTCGGTCCTGGGCACCGTGTCGTACCTGGCGCCCGAGCAGATCGAGCACGGCACCGCCGACACCCGTACCGACGTGTACGCGTGCGGGGTCGTCCTGTACGAGATGCTGACCGGCGGCAAGCCGCACGGCGGCGACACGCCCGCCCAGGTCCTCTACCAGCACCTGAACAACGACGTCCCGGCCCCCTCGTCCGCCGTCCCGGGCCTGGCGCCCGAGCTGGACGCCCTGGTGGCCGTCGCCACCGCGCGGGACGCCGAGGCGCGCCCGCACGACGCCGTGGCGCTGCTGTCCCGTGCCCGCGCCACGCGGGCCGCGCTGGACGACGCGCGGCTGGACCTGGTGCCGCCGGACGCCCGGGGCGAGGGGCGTACGGACGCTTCGGCGCGGGACGCGGAGGCGGACGCGGAGCCGGTCGGACCCGACGATGTGACGAGCGTCATCGCCCGCCCGGTGTCGGCCCGCGCCGGGGACGGGACCGGGGAGGACGCGGCCGCGCTCGTGGCCGGGTCCGCGGGCGGGGCCGGGGACGTGGAGCGCACGAGCCGGCTGGAGCTTCCGCCCGAGGCCGGTACGCGCCCCGAGCGCCCGACAAGTCCAGCGGGTACGGGCGGACGCGGCCGTCGCGTCCTGGCGCTGGCCTCCGGTCCGCGCCGGGGCCTGGTGGCGGTCCTGACGACGGTGCTGCTGGTCCTCGGGGTCGGCGCGGGGGTCTGGTACATCAACTCGGGGCAGTTCACCCGCGTGCCCACCACGGGCGTGCTCGGCAAGACCCGCGCGGAGGCCGAGCGGCGGCTCGCGGACGAGGGCCTGGAGGTGGGCGGGACGCGCGAGGAGTTCAGCGGCGCGTACGAGCGGGGCACGGTCATGGGCACCGACCCGGCGCCCGGTGAGCGTATCCGCGGCAACGGCTCGGTGGACCTCGTCATCTCGCGCGGCCCGAAGATCGTGAAGGTGCCCGAGCTGAAGGGCGAGCCGCTGGACGCCGCGAAGGAGCGGCTGCGGGAGGCGGGCCTGGCGGCCGGGGTCGTGACCGAGGAGTTCGACGCCGGGGTCGCGAAGGGCTCGGTCATCCGCACCGACCCGCCCGCCGGCACCGAGCGGTCGCCGGACGCGGCCGTGGCGCTGGTCGTCAGCAGGGGCGCCCCGATCGAGGTGCCCGGCGCGGTCGGCCGGCCGCTGACGGATGCCCGCGACACGCTGACGGAGGCCGGGTTCACCGTGGAGGTCGCCGAGGAGCGGGTCCACTCGCCGCACCCGGCCGGTTCGGTCGCCGCCCAGTCCCTCCCGGCGGGCACCCGCGCGGCCGAGGGCGACACGGTGACGCTCACGCTCTCCAAGGGGCCGCGCATGGCCGCCGTACCGGATGTGACCGGCAAGAGCACCGACGACGCCACGCGCGAGCTGAAGGCGGCGGGCTTCGAGGTGCGGGTCGAGAAGTCCTTCCCGTACCTCGGGGACACCGTCAGCGGCCAGTCCGTGCCCGGCGGCGACAGCGCGCCCGAGGGCGCCACGATCACCATCAAGATCAAGGGAATCTAG
- a CDS encoding thiazole synthase: MADDRLTIAGTSFDSRLIMGTGGAPSLDVLERALVASGTQLTTVAMRRIDPTVHGSVLSVLDRLGIQVLPNTAGCFTAGEAVLTARLAREALGTDWVKLEVVADERTLLPDPVELLDAAETLVDDGFTVLPYTNDDPVLARKLEDVGCAAIMPLGSPIGSGLGIRNPHNFQLIVEHARVPVILDAGAGTASDAALAMELGCAAVMLASAVTRAQEPVLMAEAMRHAVEAGRLAYRAGRIPRRHFAHASSPAEGRAALDPERPAF, translated from the coding sequence ATGGCCGACGACCGTCTCACCATCGCCGGGACCTCCTTCGACTCCCGGCTGATCATGGGTACGGGCGGGGCGCCGAGCCTCGACGTGCTGGAGCGGGCCCTCGTGGCGAGCGGCACGCAGCTGACGACCGTGGCGATGCGGCGGATCGACCCGACCGTGCACGGCTCGGTGCTGTCCGTGCTGGACCGGCTGGGCATCCAGGTGCTGCCGAACACCGCCGGGTGCTTCACGGCGGGCGAGGCGGTGCTGACGGCCCGCCTCGCGCGCGAAGCGCTCGGTACGGACTGGGTGAAGCTGGAGGTCGTGGCGGACGAGCGGACGCTGCTGCCGGACCCGGTCGAGCTGCTGGACGCCGCCGAGACCCTGGTGGACGACGGCTTCACCGTACTGCCGTACACGAACGACGACCCGGTCCTCGCGCGGAAGCTGGAGGACGTGGGCTGCGCGGCGATCATGCCGCTGGGCTCGCCCATCGGGTCGGGCCTCGGCATCCGCAACCCGCACAACTTCCAGCTGATCGTGGAGCACGCGCGCGTGCCGGTGATCCTGGACGCGGGCGCGGGGACGGCGTCCGACGCGGCGCTGGCGATGGAGCTGGGGTGCGCGGCGGTGATGCTGGCGTCCGCCGTGACGCGGGCGCAGGAGCCGGTGCTGATGGCGGAGGCGATGCGGCACGCGGTGGAGGCGGGGCGGCTCGCGTACCGGGCCGGGCGCATCCCGCGCCGCCACTTCGCGCACGCCTCGTCCCCGGCCGAGGGCCGCGCCGCCCTCGACCCGGAGCGCCCGGCGTTCTGA
- the thiS gene encoding sulfur carrier protein ThiS, with protein sequence MTNQVRAAVTVSVNGEPRELPAPAALDALVATLTTAPSGVAAAVNETVVPRGEWASTVLADGDRVEVLTAVQGG encoded by the coding sequence ATGACGAACCAGGTACGCGCCGCCGTCACCGTGTCGGTGAACGGCGAGCCGCGCGAGCTCCCCGCCCCGGCCGCCCTGGACGCGCTGGTGGCCACGCTGACGACGGCCCCCTCCGGGGTGGCGGCGGCGGTCAACGAGACGGTCGTGCCGCGCGGCGAGTGGGCGTCCACCGTGCTCGCGGACGGCGACCGGGTCGAGGTCCTCACCGCGGTGCAGGGGGGCTGA